One stretch of Halalkalicoccus sp. NIPERK01 DNA includes these proteins:
- a CDS encoding aspartate aminotransferase family protein produces the protein MRPDGRDPAELFLGSEAGATAYREAMERATEAALDATGRAAPYSGDGPDDHEERLAGFDPLPDEGRGLRRVIEEVGEHVLSRSVDPSNPRCVAHLQCPPAVPGLAAEAMATALNQSLDSWDQSPAATLLEQRMIDELCGLFGYDGGDGVFTGGGTQSNLMGLLLARERRCREAFGRSPREEGLPPEADALRIVCSEATHFTVRQAAAQLGLGEERVVSVPTNAGELSVEALDRVLEGLYDRGLDPFALVATAGTTDFGAIDPLEAMAERAAEYGAWFHVDAAYGGALALSDEHRGKLAGIERADSIAVDFHKLFYQPISCGAFLLRDGDDFELMGRNAAYLNPEGDAERGVPNLVSKSLQTTRRFDALKPYVTFRALGREGLAEPIEYTLDLAEAAAERLASDPAFELLHEPTINTVVFRYRPTGIPGDASREEWTDRINGEVRRRLLASGEAIVARTAVDGVTSLKLTLLNPRTTLGDVEAIMAAIREHGTRIEAGGVAA, from the coding sequence ATGAGGCCCGACGGACGCGATCCGGCCGAACTGTTCCTCGGGAGCGAGGCGGGGGCGACGGCCTACCGCGAGGCGATGGAGCGAGCCACGGAGGCCGCCCTCGATGCGACCGGACGCGCCGCGCCCTACAGTGGCGACGGGCCCGACGACCACGAGGAGCGCCTCGCGGGGTTCGACCCGCTGCCCGATGAGGGACGGGGCCTTCGACGGGTGATCGAGGAGGTCGGCGAACACGTCCTCTCGCGGTCGGTCGACCCCTCGAACCCGCGGTGTGTCGCCCACCTGCAGTGCCCGCCGGCGGTCCCCGGCCTCGCCGCGGAGGCGATGGCGACGGCGCTGAACCAGTCGCTCGACTCGTGGGATCAGAGCCCCGCCGCGACGCTCCTCGAGCAACGAATGATCGACGAGCTCTGCGGGCTGTTCGGGTACGACGGCGGCGACGGCGTCTTCACGGGCGGCGGCACCCAGTCCAACCTCATGGGGCTGCTGCTCGCGCGCGAGCGCCGCTGTCGGGAGGCGTTCGGTCGCTCGCCGCGCGAGGAGGGCCTACCCCCCGAGGCCGACGCGCTGCGGATCGTCTGTTCGGAGGCGACCCACTTCACCGTCCGGCAGGCGGCGGCCCAGCTCGGCCTCGGCGAGGAGCGCGTCGTGAGCGTCCCGACGAACGCGGGGGAGCTGTCGGTCGAGGCGCTGGATCGCGTTCTCGAGGGCCTCTACGACCGGGGCCTCGACCCGTTCGCGCTCGTCGCCACCGCCGGGACGACGGACTTCGGCGCGATCGACCCGCTCGAGGCGATGGCCGAGCGCGCGGCCGAGTACGGGGCGTGGTTCCACGTCGACGCGGCCTACGGCGGCGCGCTCGCGCTGAGCGACGAGCACCGCGGGAAACTGGCGGGGATCGAGCGCGCGGACTCGATCGCGGTCGACTTCCACAAGCTGTTCTACCAGCCCATCAGCTGCGGGGCGTTCCTGCTCCGCGACGGGGACGACTTCGAGCTGATGGGCCGCAACGCCGCCTATCTCAACCCCGAGGGCGACGCCGAGCGCGGCGTTCCCAACCTCGTCTCGAAGTCGCTGCAGACCACGCGCCGGTTCGACGCGCTCAAGCCCTACGTGACGTTCCGGGCGCTCGGGCGCGAGGGGCTGGCCGAGCCCATCGAGTACACGCTCGACCTCGCGGAGGCCGCCGCCGAGCGGCTGGCGTCCGACCCGGCGTTCGAACTCCTCCACGAGCCGACGATCAACACCGTCGTCTTCCGCTACCGACCCACAGGGATTCCGGGCGACGCCTCCCGCGAGGAGTGGACCGACCGGATCAACGGGGAGGTCAGGAGACGGCTGCTCGCCTCGGGCGAGGCGATCGTGGCGCGGACGGCGGTCGACGGGGTGACGAGCCTGAAGCTGACCCTCTTGAACCCGCGGACGACCCTCGGGGACGTCGAGGCGATCATGGCGGCGATCCGCGAACACGGGACTCGGATCGAGGCCGGGGGGGTGGCGGCGTGA
- a CDS encoding GNAT family N-acetyltransferase, which translates to MTDPRTIRTAYDHHVYDGRIDRTISFRPATTERDLGRLHRWLNGEHVLPYWGLDEPLPAFARALEGKLADEHLVPYIGCLDHVPMSYWEAYWAADDPLVNHYEARPSDRGLHLLIGPPEYLGKGYAVPLLREMTALQFAHPEVERVVAEPDARNERAIAAFEACGYEPRFEFEFDEEEKEALLVVCERSEGEVSR; encoded by the coding sequence ATGACCGATCCACGCACGATCCGAACGGCCTACGATCACCACGTCTACGACGGCCGCATCGACCGCACGATATCGTTCCGGCCCGCGACGACAGAGCGGGACCTCGGACGGCTGCACCGCTGGCTGAACGGCGAGCACGTGCTGCCGTACTGGGGACTCGACGAGCCTCTGCCCGCCTTCGCGCGGGCGCTCGAGGGGAAGCTCGCGGACGAGCACCTGGTACCGTATATCGGCTGTCTGGATCACGTCCCGATGAGCTACTGGGAGGCCTACTGGGCGGCCGACGACCCGCTCGTGAACCACTACGAGGCGCGTCCCTCGGATCGCGGGCTCCACCTGCTGATCGGCCCGCCCGAGTATCTGGGGAAGGGCTACGCCGTCCCCCTGCTTCGCGAGATGACGGCCCTCCAGTTCGCCCACCCCGAGGTCGAGCGCGTCGTGGCCGAACCCGACGCCCGCAACGAGCGGGCCATCGCCGCCTTCGAGGCGTGCGGGTACGAGCCGCGCTTCGAGTTCGAGTTCGACGAGGAGGAAAAGGAGGCGCTGCTCGTCGTCTGCGAGCGCTCAGAAGGGGAGGTGTCCCGATGA
- a CDS encoding lysine N(6)-hydroxylase/L-ornithine N(5)-oxygenase family protein — protein sequence MSEPYDVVGVGIGPFNLGLAALLDGVEGVDPLFLEQEGSFGWHEGMLIDGATLEVPFLADLVTMADPTSPHSYLNYLKEQGRLYEFYFYETFQIPREEYDAYCTWAAERLGSCRFGRRVTRVADDGDAFLVEARDPETGDEKRYRARNVVSGIGSRPHVPEGLRGHSDEDIFHSARYMDRRGRCLDAEGITVVGSGQSAAEIFLDLLDAQPEGDYRLDWLTRSEGFFPMEYSKLGLQHFTPEYVDYFYDLPRGTKADLLDEQDLLYKGIDPGTSEEIYDLLYERSIGSSPEVGMLANSEVRGIDALEDGRYRLRCEQREEGTRFDHESEVVVLATGYRRPFPDFLAPIEDRIETTGGRLDVRRDYRLEGEGLPGEVFVQNAEVHTHGVGAPDLGLGCHRNAVIANAVCDREVYPVGEDTVFQDFSVEQFANHAPARVLDEPRAPLTRED from the coding sequence ATGAGCGAGCCCTACGACGTGGTCGGGGTCGGGATCGGCCCGTTCAACCTGGGGCTGGCGGCGCTGCTCGACGGGGTCGAGGGAGTCGACCCGCTCTTCCTCGAACAGGAGGGGTCGTTCGGCTGGCACGAGGGGATGTTGATCGACGGGGCGACCCTCGAGGTGCCGTTCCTCGCGGACCTGGTGACGATGGCCGACCCGACCAGCCCTCACAGCTACCTGAACTACCTGAAGGAGCAGGGCCGTCTCTACGAGTTCTACTTCTACGAGACGTTCCAGATCCCCCGCGAGGAGTACGACGCCTACTGTACGTGGGCCGCGGAACGCCTCGGGAGCTGTCGGTTCGGCCGGCGTGTCACCCGGGTCGCCGACGACGGCGACGCCTTCCTCGTGGAGGCACGCGATCCCGAAACCGGCGACGAAAAGCGCTACCGGGCGCGGAACGTCGTCAGCGGGATCGGCAGCCGCCCGCACGTCCCCGAGGGGCTGCGGGGCCATTCCGACGAGGACATCTTTCACTCGGCGCGCTACATGGACCGGCGCGGACGCTGCCTCGACGCCGAGGGGATCACCGTCGTCGGTTCGGGCCAGAGCGCCGCCGAGATCTTCCTCGACCTGCTGGATGCCCAGCCCGAGGGCGACTATCGCCTGGACTGGCTCACCCGTTCGGAGGGCTTTTTCCCGATGGAGTACTCGAAACTCGGTCTTCAACATTTTACCCCCGAGTACGTCGACTACTTCTACGACCTGCCGCGGGGGACGAAGGCCGATCTGCTGGACGAGCAGGACCTGCTCTATAAGGGGATCGACCCGGGGACGAGCGAGGAGATCTACGACCTGCTCTACGAGCGCTCGATCGGCTCCTCGCCGGAGGTCGGAATGCTCGCGAACAGCGAGGTGCGGGGGATCGACGCGCTGGAGGACGGACGCTACCGGCTGCGCTGCGAGCAGCGCGAGGAGGGGACGCGATTCGACCACGAGAGCGAGGTCGTCGTGCTCGCGACGGGCTACCGGCGGCCGTTTCCCGACTTCCTCGCCCCGATCGAGGATCGAATCGAGACCACCGGCGGACGCCTGGACGTGCGCCGCGACTACCGACTGGAAGGCGAGGGGCTTCCGGGCGAGGTGTTCGTCCAGAACGCCGAGGTCCACACCCACGGCGTCGGCGCGCCGGACCTGGGGCTGGGCTGTCACCGCAACGCCGTCATCGCCAACG
- a CDS encoding IucA/IucC family protein: protein MNPSEVAEAASVHAYLNCYLRETGDGEVIELDDTSVDTAAERAIACELPERGTELLAPLAYRSPTGRHRFSLPAYYRAGGEWLALDLGTLAALTAAEVARSRGAEATDDLLYHALDSRRAIERFVRARAGDDRLDATEWTFRDAEQSLVFGHLLHPTPKSREGIAPHDAPRYAPELRGSFPLSYVRADPALLKEGSAREESASAWVRRALHEDPHVPEGFAETDDALVPLHPWQADHLRRRPRVRRLVEDGRVEFLGEVGREFHPTSSVRTLYAPDAPFMVKGSLAVRITNSVRTNKRPELERGVAVAELLDAGLGRELERRFPDFEVVRDPAYLTLGGDLMDGAESGFEVVLRKNPFRSGQARNVAPVVDLCQDGIDGPSRLARLVERIAEREGISNDAAAEEWFRRYLATAIRPVLWLYLTHGIGLEAHQQNAVLSVEEGYPEAFYYRDNQGYYFAESTYPAVDEMLPGVGERADTLVPDAVADERIRYYVVLNDAFGVINALGVAGLVDERRVLSLLRAELESLREFDRPESSLLESLLSERRLPCKANLLTRAEGMDELVGDLEDQSVYAEVPNPLVTELEVRA from the coding sequence GTGAACCCCTCGGAGGTCGCGGAGGCGGCGAGCGTCCACGCCTACCTCAACTGCTACCTGCGCGAGACCGGCGACGGGGAGGTGATCGAACTCGACGACACCTCGGTCGACACGGCTGCCGAGCGCGCGATCGCCTGCGAGCTCCCCGAACGGGGGACCGAGTTGCTCGCGCCGCTCGCGTACCGGTCGCCGACGGGCCGCCACCGCTTCTCGCTTCCCGCGTACTACCGGGCCGGCGGGGAGTGGCTCGCCCTCGATCTGGGCACGCTCGCCGCGCTGACGGCCGCGGAGGTCGCGCGCTCGCGGGGCGCCGAGGCGACCGACGACCTGCTGTACCACGCCCTCGACAGCCGGCGGGCGATCGAGCGGTTCGTCCGTGCCCGCGCGGGCGACGACCGCCTCGACGCCACGGAGTGGACCTTCCGCGACGCCGAACAGTCGCTGGTCTTCGGCCACCTGCTGCACCCGACGCCCAAGAGCCGCGAGGGGATCGCGCCCCACGACGCCCCGCGGTACGCACCCGAGCTCCGGGGCTCGTTCCCGCTGTCGTACGTCCGGGCCGACCCGGCGTTGCTCAAGGAGGGATCGGCCCGCGAGGAGAGTGCGAGCGCGTGGGTCCGCCGGGCGCTCCACGAGGACCCCCACGTTCCAGAGGGGTTCGCCGAAACGGACGACGCGCTGGTGCCGCTGCACCCCTGGCAGGCCGACCACCTCCGGCGACGGCCCCGCGTCCGGCGTCTGGTCGAGGACGGACGGGTGGAGTTCCTCGGCGAGGTGGGTCGGGAGTTCCACCCGACGTCGTCGGTCCGCACGCTCTACGCGCCCGACGCGCCGTTCATGGTCAAGGGCTCGCTCGCGGTGCGGATCACCAACTCGGTGCGGACGAACAAACGCCCCGAACTCGAACGCGGCGTCGCGGTCGCCGAGCTGCTCGACGCCGGGCTGGGCCGGGAGCTCGAGCGGCGCTTTCCCGACTTCGAGGTCGTGCGCGACCCCGCCTACCTCACGCTCGGCGGCGATCTGATGGACGGCGCGGAGTCGGGCTTCGAGGTCGTCCTCCGGAAGAACCCCTTCCGGAGCGGGCAGGCGAGAAACGTCGCGCCCGTGGTCGACCTCTGTCAGGACGGGATCGACGGCCCGTCGCGGCTCGCCCGACTCGTGGAGAGGATCGCCGAGCGCGAGGGAATCTCGAACGACGCCGCCGCCGAGGAGTGGTTCCGCCGGTATCTCGCGACCGCGATCCGGCCCGTCCTCTGGCTGTATCTCACCCACGGGATCGGCCTCGAGGCCCACCAGCAGAACGCCGTCCTCTCGGTCGAGGAGGGGTATCCCGAGGCGTTCTACTACCGCGACAACCAGGGCTACTACTTCGCCGAGTCGACCTACCCGGCGGTCGACGAGATGCTGCCCGGCGTCGGCGAGCGCGCGGACACGCTCGTCCCCGACGCGGTGGCGGACGAGCGGATCCGCTACTACGTCGTCTTGAACGACGCCTTCGGCGTGATCAACGCCCTCGGCGTCGCCGGCCTCGTCGACGAGCGCCGGGTGCTCTCGCTACTGCGTGCGGAACTCGAGTCGCTCCGGGAGTTCGACCGGCCCGAGTCCTCGTTGCTCGAGAGCCTGCTCTCCGAGCGCCGCCTGCCCTGCAAGGCGAACCTGCTGACGCGGGCAGAGGGCATGGACGAACTCGTCGGCGATCTGGAGGACCAGTCGGTGTACGCGGAGGTCCCCAACCCGCTCGTGACCGAACTGGAGGTGCGCGCATGA